The proteins below come from a single Felis catus isolate Fca126 chromosome A1, F.catus_Fca126_mat1.0, whole genome shotgun sequence genomic window:
- the ABHD13 gene encoding protein ABHD13: MEKSWMLWNFVERWLIALASWSWALCRISLLPLIVTFHLYGGIILLLLIFVSIAGILYKFQDVLLYFPEQPSSSRLYVPMPTGIPHENIFIRTKDGVRLNLILIRYTGDNSPYSPTIIYFHGNAGNIGHRLPNALLMLVNLKVNLLLVDYRGYGKSEGEASEEGLYLDSEAVLDYVMTRPDLDKTKIFLFGRSLGGAVAIHLASENSHRISAIMVENTFLSIPHMASTLFSFFPMRYLPLWCYKNKFLSYRKIAQCRMPSLFISGLSDQLIPPVMMKQLYELSPSRTKRLAIFPDGTHNDTWQCQGYFTALEHFIREAIKSRSPEDMAQTSPNVTII, encoded by the coding sequence ATGGAAAAATCCTGGATGCTGTGGAACTTTGTTGAAAGATGGCTAATAGCTTTGGCTTCGTGGTCTTGGGCCCTTTGCCGTATTTCTCTTTTACCTTTAATAGTGACTTTTCATCTGTATGGAGGCATTATCTTACTTTTGTTAATATTCGTGTCAATAGCAGGTATTCTGTATAAATTCCAGGATGTATTGCTTTATTTTCCAGAGCAGCCATCTTCTTCACGCCTTTATGTTCCCATGCCCACTGGTATTccacatgaaaacattttcatcagaACCAAAGATGGAGTGCGTCTGAACCTTATTTTGATAAGATACACTGGAGACAATTCGCCCTATTCCCCgactataatttattttcatgggAATGCAGGCAACATAGGTCACAGGTTACCAAATGCATTGCTTATGTTGGTTAACCTCAAAGTTAATCTTTTGCTTGTTGATTATCGAGGATACGGAAAAAGCGAAGGAGAAGCGAGTGAAGAGGGACTCTACCTGGATTCTGAAGCTGTGCTAGATTACGTGATGACTAGACCTGACcttgacaaaacaaaaatttttctttttggccgTTCCTTGGGAGGAGCGGTGGCTATCCATCTGGCTTCCGAAAATTCACATCGGATTTCGGCCATTATGGTGGAGAACACGTTTTTAAGCATACCGCATATGGCCAgcactttattttcattcttcccAATGCGTTACCTTCCTTTATGGTGctacaaaaacaaattcttatCCTACAGAAAAATCGCTCAGTGCAGAATGCCTTCTCTTTTCATCTCTGGGCTCTCCGACCAGTTAATTCCACCAGTAATGATGAAGCAACTCTATGAACTGTCCCCGTCACGGACTAAGAGATTAGCCATTTTTCCCGACGGGACTCATAATGATACGTGGCAGTGCCAGGGCTACTTTACTGCCCTGGAACACTTCATCCGAGAAGCAATAAAAAGCCGTTCTCCCGAAGACATGGCACAGACCTCACCCAACGTCACGATTATATGA